In Xenorhabdus nematophila ATCC 19061, one DNA window encodes the following:
- the ppsA gene encoding phosphoenolpyruvate synthase → MSNSGLIPSNVLWYNQLGMNDVNRVGGKNASLGEMITHLAELGVSVPNGFATTAQAFNDFLEQSGVNQRIYQLLDEINVDDINQLTRAGAQIRQWVIDTPFTAQLEKDIRDAYLQLSEGEPDASFAVRSSATAEDMPDASFAGQQETFLNVQGIEAVMVAIKHVFASLFNDRAISYRVHQGYDHRGVALSAGVQRMVRSDLASSGVMFTIDTESGFDQVVFITSAYGLGEMVVQGAVNPDEFYVHKPTLMNHHPAIVRRNLGSKKIRMVYADSKEHGKQVRTEDVSDELRDRFSLTDCEVEALARQALLIEKHYGRPMDIEWAKDGHNGKLYIVQARPETVRSNQQVMERYQLNEQGSVLVEGRAIGHRIGVGAVKIIHNLSEMDRIQVGDVLVTDMTDPDWEPIMKKAAAIVTNRGGRTCHAAIIARELGIPAVVGCGDATECLQEGQQVTVSCSEGDTGFVYQNKLDFSVHSSQVDELPELDVKIMMNVGNPDRAFDFACLPNEGVGLARLEFIINRMIGVHPRALLEFSQQSPKLQAQIRSLMVGYDDPVEFYVGKLTEGIATLAAAFWPKRVIVRLSDFKSNEYANLVGGDIYEPHEENPMLGFRGAGRYVSDSFRQCFALECEAVKRVRNVMGLTNVEVMIPFVRTVAQAEAVVAELVSQGLKRGENGLKVIMMCEIPSNALLADQFLEHFDGFSIGSNDMTQLALGLDRDSGVVSELFDERNSAVKQLLSMAIQAAKRQGKYVGICGQGPSDHEDFAEWLVKEGIDSLSLNPDTVVKTWISLAQNRLAQNS, encoded by the coding sequence ATGTCCAATAGTGGCCTCATCCCAAGCAATGTACTCTGGTATAACCAATTAGGCATGAATGACGTTAATCGGGTCGGTGGTAAAAACGCCTCTCTTGGCGAGATGATTACCCATTTGGCTGAACTTGGCGTTTCTGTTCCCAATGGTTTTGCGACAACTGCACAAGCATTTAATGATTTTCTGGAACAAAGTGGTGTGAACCAGCGTATTTATCAGTTGCTGGATGAAATCAATGTTGATGATATTAATCAACTGACCAGAGCTGGCGCACAAATTCGTCAGTGGGTGATTGATACGCCATTTACGGCTCAACTTGAAAAAGATATCCGTGATGCTTACCTGCAATTGTCTGAAGGCGAACCAGATGCTTCTTTCGCTGTGCGTTCTTCAGCAACCGCTGAAGATATGCCAGATGCTTCTTTTGCCGGACAGCAGGAGACTTTCTTAAATGTGCAAGGCATTGAGGCAGTTATGGTTGCCATCAAACATGTCTTTGCATCTCTTTTCAATGATCGCGCTATTTCTTATCGTGTCCATCAGGGGTATGACCACCGTGGTGTTGCCCTCTCAGCGGGTGTTCAGCGCATGGTACGTTCTGATCTGGCGTCGTCTGGTGTTATGTTCACGATTGATACTGAATCAGGTTTTGATCAAGTCGTATTCATTACGTCAGCTTATGGTTTGGGTGAAATGGTCGTACAAGGTGCTGTTAATCCTGATGAATTTTATGTTCACAAACCTACGTTGATGAATCATCACCCTGCGATAGTGCGACGTAATCTTGGTTCTAAAAAAATCCGCATGGTATATGCAGACAGTAAAGAGCATGGAAAACAAGTGCGTACTGAAGATGTTTCAGATGAACTACGCGATCGTTTCTCTTTGACGGATTGTGAAGTGGAAGCCTTGGCAAGGCAGGCCTTGTTGATTGAAAAACATTATGGTCGTCCGATGGATATTGAATGGGCGAAAGACGGGCACAATGGTAAGTTATATATTGTACAAGCACGCCCTGAAACTGTGCGTTCAAACCAGCAAGTCATGGAACGCTACCAACTGAATGAACAAGGTAGTGTGCTGGTGGAAGGTCGGGCGATTGGTCATCGTATCGGCGTTGGGGCTGTCAAGATTATCCATAATCTCAGTGAAATGGATCGTATTCAGGTAGGGGATGTGCTGGTCACAGATATGACCGATCCTGATTGGGAACCTATCATGAAAAAAGCGGCAGCTATTGTTACCAATCGTGGTGGGCGTACTTGCCATGCGGCCATTATTGCCCGTGAGTTGGGTATACCTGCCGTTGTGGGTTGTGGAGATGCAACTGAGTGTCTGCAAGAAGGCCAGCAGGTAACAGTTTCTTGTTCGGAAGGTGATACAGGGTTTGTTTACCAGAATAAATTGGATTTCAGTGTTCATAGTTCACAAGTCGATGAATTGCCAGAATTAGATGTAAAGATCATGATGAATGTGGGTAATCCTGATCGTGCATTTGATTTTGCCTGCTTACCAAACGAAGGCGTTGGTCTGGCCCGCTTGGAATTTATTATTAATCGAATGATTGGTGTGCATCCTCGTGCTCTGCTTGAATTCTCTCAACAGTCTCCTAAATTGCAAGCGCAGATTAGGTCATTAATGGTTGGTTATGATGATCCCGTGGAGTTTTATGTTGGAAAGCTGACTGAAGGAATTGCAACACTAGCAGCCGCATTTTGGCCGAAGCGTGTGATTGTTCGTTTGTCAGACTTCAAATCTAATGAATATGCAAACTTAGTCGGTGGGGATATATACGAACCACACGAAGAAAACCCCATGCTAGGTTTCAGAGGTGCCGGTCGTTATGTTTCTGACAGCTTCCGCCAGTGCTTTGCATTGGAATGTGAAGCGGTTAAGCGGGTACGTAACGTGATGGGGTTAACTAATGTGGAAGTGATGATTCCATTTGTACGTACAGTGGCTCAGGCTGAAGCTGTTGTGGCAGAACTGGTATCTCAGGGTTTGAAACGTGGTGAAAATGGGCTGAAAGTCATCATGATGTGTGAGATCCCATCGAATGCGTTATTGGCCGATCAGTTCCTTGAACATTTTGATGGTTTTTCAATTGGCTCAAATGATATGACACAGCTGGCTTTAGGGTTAGATCGAGATTCAGGTGTGGTTTCTGAATTATTCGACGAACGTAATAGTGCTGTGAAGCAATTACTGTCTATGGCAATTCAAGCAGCTAAACGTCAGGGAAAATATGTCGGTATTTGCGGGCAGGGTCCTTCGGATCATGAAGACTTCGCTGAATGGTTAGTGAAAGAGGGAATTGACAGTTTATCATTGAATCCTGATACGGTAGTAAAAACGTGGATTTCACTAGCTCAAAATAGACTGGCTCAAAATAGTTAG
- the ydiK gene encoding AI-2E family transporter YdiK, whose amino-acid sequence MEKFQSHQDLPKLLFALFFILLLISTSFWVLSPFILGFIWAGMVVIATWPLLEKLQQRLWGKRWIAVSIMTLLLVLLFVLPIALLISSVVENSAPLIEWAKSPSALQLPQLNWLNQVPVIGDNLYLKWQELIADGSNMLLNKIPPYIGKTATWFFTQAANAGRFLLHLALMVIFSVLLYWKGEQVMLSIRHFAIRLADKRGDSAVLLAAQSIRAVALGVVVTALVQAIAGGIGLAIAGIPYPLILTVTMFVCCVAQLGPLLVLIPSIAWLYWTGDTTWGTILAIWSLVLTTMDGVLRPFLIRLGADLPMVLILTGVIGGILSLGVIGLFIGPVVLAVSFRLLLAWMNEVPKPEGKISDTKTYFEEKNVK is encoded by the coding sequence ATGGAAAAATTCCAATCCCACCAAGATTTGCCCAAGCTGTTATTTGCTTTATTTTTCATTTTATTGCTTATCTCAACCAGTTTTTGGGTCTTAAGCCCTTTTATTCTGGGGTTCATTTGGGCTGGAATGGTGGTTATAGCAACTTGGCCGTTATTAGAAAAATTACAACAACGATTATGGGGAAAACGTTGGATAGCGGTTTCTATCATGACATTGTTATTAGTCTTATTATTTGTTCTTCCTATCGCATTACTTATTAGTAGTGTAGTGGAAAACAGCGCCCCACTGATTGAGTGGGCAAAATCGCCCTCGGCTCTTCAGCTTCCACAGTTGAATTGGTTGAACCAAGTCCCTGTTATTGGTGATAATTTATACCTTAAATGGCAAGAGTTAATTGCTGATGGCAGTAACATGCTCCTTAACAAAATTCCGCCTTATATTGGTAAAACAGCAACGTGGTTCTTTACTCAGGCTGCCAACGCAGGTCGTTTCCTTCTCCACTTAGCTCTCATGGTGATATTCAGTGTATTACTTTATTGGAAAGGTGAGCAGGTCATGCTGAGTATCCGCCATTTTGCCATTCGGCTGGCAGATAAGCGGGGTGATTCAGCCGTGCTGTTGGCTGCGCAATCCATTCGTGCCGTCGCTCTTGGTGTTGTTGTCACTGCATTGGTACAGGCTATCGCCGGAGGGATTGGGCTGGCAATTGCGGGCATTCCCTATCCATTGATTTTAACAGTAACAATGTTTGTATGCTGTGTCGCTCAATTAGGACCTTTACTTGTTCTTATACCCTCTATTGCATGGCTGTACTGGACGGGAGATACCACTTGGGGAACAATTTTGGCCATCTGGAGCCTCGTTCTGACGACAATGGACGGAGTCCTTCGCCCTTTCCTCATCCGTCTTGGTGCTGATTTACCCATGGTCCTAATTCTTACTGGTGTAATCGGTGGCATTCTGTCATTAGGTGTCATCGGTTTATTTATTGGCCCTGTCGTACTGGCAGTTTCTTTCCGATTACTATTAGCATGGATGAATGAAGTTCCTAAACCTGAGGGAAAAATATCAGATACAAAAACCTATTTTGAAGAAAAGAACGTAAAATAG
- a CDS encoding D-2-hydroxyglutarate dehydrogenase YdiJ: MIPRISQAPHVSELTQDYLTALKDAGFTGDTASSYADRLTMATDNSIYQLLPQAIVFPRSSADVVLLARVAGEKRFHTLTFTPRGGGTGTNGQSLNNGIVVDMSRYMNRILEINPEQGWVKVEAGVIKDQLNQYLKPFGYFFSPELSTSNRATLGGMINTDASGQGSLVYGKTSDHVLGVRAVLLGGEMFDTRPMSISLAESIAQEETTVGRIYKTVLERCREQRKLIIEKFPKLNRFLTGYDLRHVFSDDMQSFDLTRILTGSEGTLSFITEATLDITPLPKVRRLVNVKYNSFDSALRNASFMVEAKALSVETVDSKVLNLAREDIIWHSVKALITDVPDKDMQGLNIVEFSGNDEQQIDQQVHDLCLRLDELMANNQAGIIGYQTCHDLVDIERIYAMRKKSVGLLGNSKGMAKPIPFVEDTCVPPQHLADYIAEFRQLLDGHKLDYGMFGHVDAGVLHVRPALDMCDPQQEILMKQISDEIVRLTAKYGGLLWGEHGKGFRAEYSPAFFGEILYDELRRIKAAFDPLNRLNPGKICPPIGVDAPMMQVDAAKRGTYDRIIPVNVRSVFRGAMECNGNGLCFNFDVKSPMCPSMKISQHRIHSPKGRATLVREWLRLLTEQGVEPELLDQGLNQQRPSLRGLIEKTRHSWQAWRGEYDFSHEVKEAMSGCLACKACSTQCPIKIDVPSFRARFLALYHGRYLRPLRDHIVANVERSTPLIAKAPRVFNFFLKQSWIQKISQHTIGMVDLPLLSYPTLQQQLAGHYAARTTLEQLEALSSSQREQHVLIVQDPFTSYHDAKVVTDFVQLAEKLGYKPVLLPFSPNGKAQHVKGFLSQFAKTAKKTAEFLNRVARLGMPMVGVDPALVLCYRDEYKDILGEHRGNFKVQLVHEWLVSILPEKIPPEKCDDSISSDNWYLLGHCTETTSLPNSGKQWDDIFRYFGHKLNNISVGCCGMAGTYGHETKNLEKSIGIYRLSWVPVLKNLSLEHCLSTGYSCRSQVKRLEGKQLKHPLQALLEIVP, encoded by the coding sequence ATGATCCCACGTATATCACAAGCCCCTCATGTCAGTGAACTGACACAGGACTATTTGACTGCACTAAAAGACGCTGGCTTTACAGGAGATACTGCCAGTAGTTATGCCGATCGGTTAACGATGGCAACAGATAACAGCATCTATCAGTTGTTGCCGCAAGCCATTGTATTTCCACGCTCTAGTGCCGATGTAGTATTGTTGGCGAGGGTAGCGGGAGAAAAGCGTTTTCACACTCTGACATTTACTCCTCGTGGCGGGGGTACCGGTACGAATGGACAATCACTTAACAATGGTATTGTGGTGGATATGTCCCGTTATATGAACCGTATTCTGGAAATCAACCCAGAACAAGGATGGGTCAAAGTTGAAGCGGGTGTTATTAAAGATCAACTTAATCAATATCTAAAACCTTTCGGATACTTTTTTTCTCCTGAACTCTCAACCAGCAATCGTGCAACATTGGGCGGCATGATCAATACAGACGCTTCTGGTCAGGGTTCACTGGTTTATGGAAAAACGTCGGATCATGTACTCGGTGTACGTGCTGTGTTATTGGGTGGGGAAATGTTTGATACCCGGCCTATGAGCATATCATTGGCGGAATCGATTGCTCAGGAAGAAACAACTGTCGGGCGTATCTATAAAACAGTACTGGAACGTTGCCGTGAGCAGCGAAAATTAATCATTGAGAAATTTCCTAAGCTTAACCGATTTCTGACAGGATACGATTTGCGCCATGTGTTCAGTGATGATATGCAGTCATTTGACCTTACCCGTATCCTGACGGGTTCTGAAGGCACATTATCCTTTATTACGGAAGCCACATTGGATATTACCCCGCTGCCAAAAGTCAGGCGGTTGGTGAATGTTAAATACAATTCTTTTGATTCAGCCCTGCGCAATGCTTCTTTTATGGTGGAAGCCAAGGCACTTTCGGTTGAAACGGTAGACTCCAAGGTACTCAATCTGGCGCGAGAAGATATCATTTGGCATTCAGTGAAGGCATTGATTACTGATGTTCCTGATAAGGATATGCAAGGGTTAAATATTGTTGAATTCAGTGGCAATGATGAACAGCAAATTGATCAACAGGTTCATGACCTTTGCTTGCGACTTGATGAATTGATGGCAAACAATCAGGCCGGGATTATTGGTTATCAAACTTGTCATGACTTGGTGGATATCGAACGCATTTACGCCATGCGGAAAAAATCTGTGGGGCTGCTTGGTAACAGCAAAGGCATGGCCAAACCTATTCCATTTGTCGAAGACACATGTGTTCCTCCTCAGCATCTTGCTGATTATATAGCTGAATTCCGGCAGCTTTTGGATGGTCATAAATTGGATTACGGTATGTTTGGGCATGTAGATGCGGGCGTTCTGCATGTCCGACCGGCTTTGGACATGTGTGATCCCCAACAAGAAATCTTGATGAAGCAGATTTCCGATGAAATTGTCCGTTTAACCGCTAAATATGGTGGATTGTTATGGGGAGAACATGGCAAGGGATTCAGGGCGGAGTACAGCCCGGCCTTTTTTGGTGAAATTTTATATGACGAACTGCGTCGGATAAAAGCGGCCTTTGATCCGCTTAATCGACTAAATCCGGGGAAAATCTGTCCACCGATTGGCGTTGATGCTCCGATGATGCAGGTCGATGCAGCCAAACGCGGAACTTATGATCGTATCATTCCTGTCAATGTGAGAAGCGTATTTCGTGGCGCGATGGAATGTAATGGTAATGGTTTGTGCTTCAATTTTGATGTCAAAAGCCCAATGTGTCCGTCAATGAAGATCAGTCAGCATCGTATCCATTCTCCCAAAGGCAGGGCTACCCTTGTCAGGGAATGGTTAAGACTGCTGACAGAGCAGGGCGTTGAGCCTGAATTATTAGATCAAGGACTCAATCAGCAACGTCCAAGTTTACGTGGCTTGATTGAAAAAACCCGCCATAGTTGGCAGGCATGGCGAGGTGAATATGATTTCTCACATGAAGTGAAAGAGGCTATGTCAGGTTGCTTAGCGTGCAAAGCCTGTTCGACACAATGCCCGATTAAGATTGATGTGCCTTCGTTTCGTGCACGTTTTCTGGCCCTTTATCACGGGCGTTATCTGCGTCCATTACGTGATCATATTGTGGCTAATGTTGAACGCAGTACACCATTAATCGCAAAGGCACCCCGTGTCTTTAACTTTTTCTTAAAGCAATCCTGGATACAAAAAATCAGCCAGCATACGATTGGGATGGTTGACCTGCCATTGCTTTCTTATCCGACCTTACAGCAGCAGCTTGCAGGGCACTATGCAGCCAGAACGACGCTGGAACAATTGGAGGCTCTCTCATCCTCTCAGCGTGAGCAACATGTACTGATTGTTCAAGATCCTTTTACAAGCTACCACGATGCTAAAGTTGTTACTGACTTTGTTCAGTTGGCGGAAAAGTTAGGATATAAACCCGTATTATTGCCATTTTCACCTAACGGAAAAGCACAGCATGTGAAAGGTTTCCTGAGCCAATTTGCCAAGACAGCAAAGAAAACGGCTGAATTTCTTAACCGGGTAGCGCGTCTGGGTATGCCTATGGTCGGGGTCGATCCTGCTTTAGTGTTATGTTATCGAGATGAATACAAAGACATTCTTGGTGAGCACAGAGGCAACTTTAAAGTTCAATTGGTTCACGAATGGCTGGTCAGCATTCTGCCGGAAAAAATACCGCCAGAGAAATGTGATGACTCAATATCCAGTGATAACTGGTATTTGTTGGGACACTGTACAGAAACGACATCACTCCCTAATAGCGGTAAGCAATGGGATGATATCTTCCGTTACTTTGGTCATAAATTAAATAATATCAGTGTGGGATGTTGTGGTATGGCGGGTACATATGGCCATGAAACGAAAAATCTGGAGAAGTCGATTGGTATCTACAGACTTTCATGGGTGCCGGTATTGAAGAATTTGTCTCTGGAACATTGTTTGAGTACAGGGTATTCATGCCGTAGTCAGGTGAAACGCCTAGAAGGAAAGCAACTTAAACACCCATTACAAGCCTTATTGGAGATCGTGCCGTGA
- a CDS encoding hotdog fold thioesterase codes for MIWKRNIDMDSLNQLNINSMVTHVGIEFTQIGDDFIEATMPVDQRTKQPFGILHGGASVVLAETLGSFAGYLCSEGEQKVVGVEINANHLKSVREGTVKGICKPVHLGRSHQVWQIDIYNEQQQLCCTSRLTTAVLS; via the coding sequence GTGATTTGGAAACGCAATATAGATATGGATTCACTTAATCAGCTTAATATTAATAGTATGGTAACGCATGTAGGAATTGAATTTACCCAGATTGGTGATGATTTTATTGAAGCAACAATGCCCGTTGATCAACGTACAAAACAACCTTTTGGGATCCTGCATGGTGGTGCATCTGTAGTATTGGCTGAAACACTGGGTTCGTTTGCGGGATATCTCTGTTCGGAAGGAGAACAGAAAGTGGTGGGGGTGGAAATTAATGCCAATCATCTGAAATCGGTTCGTGAAGGTACGGTCAAGGGAATTTGCAAACCTGTCCATCTTGGCCGTTCACACCAGGTTTGGCAGATTGATATCTATAATGAGCAACAACAATTGTGCTGCACATCTCGCCTGACAACGGCTGTTTTATCTTAG
- a CDS encoding L,D-transpeptidase family protein encodes MKRFLTFIGMFLIGMLSLSGLANIAHAVEYPLPPANGRLIGNNTTYVVPEDGLPLESIAAKYQIGLLAMLEANPNVDPYLPTAGTELIIPSQMLLPDTPRQGIIINLAELRLYYYPKGANHVIVYPIGIGQLGRNTPTMTTSVSQLIGSPTWTPTANIRKDYASRGIILPAVIPPGPDNPMGDFALRLAAGRGEYLIHGTNANFGIGMRVSSGCIRLRPDDIRDLFSTVPLKTRVQVINEPIKYSVEPDGKRYVEVHQPLSKTESDDPQAMPIPRSEGLMKFIDNRETDEVLVDQAIIRRSGMPVRVNKSQIPNNKVH; translated from the coding sequence ATGAAGCGATTTTTAACTTTTATCGGCATGTTCTTAATTGGCATGTTATCGCTAAGTGGACTGGCTAATATAGCCCATGCTGTCGAATATCCATTACCACCTGCTAATGGCCGTCTTATTGGAAACAATACCACTTATGTGGTACCTGAAGATGGGCTTCCGTTGGAATCTATCGCTGCTAAGTATCAAATAGGTTTACTGGCTATGTTAGAAGCCAATCCGAATGTTGATCCCTATTTACCGACGGCAGGTACTGAACTTATTATTCCGTCTCAGATGCTACTCCCGGATACACCTCGTCAAGGTATTATTATCAATCTGGCTGAACTCAGGCTCTATTATTATCCTAAGGGCGCCAATCATGTCATTGTATATCCGATTGGAATCGGACAACTTGGGCGTAATACGCCGACGATGACAACTTCAGTGAGTCAATTGATTGGCAGTCCAACATGGACACCAACTGCCAATATTCGCAAAGATTATGCAAGCCGGGGCATTATTTTACCTGCTGTAATACCACCAGGCCCGGATAACCCAATGGGAGATTTTGCGTTACGTTTAGCTGCCGGACGTGGTGAGTATCTCATTCACGGCACAAATGCAAATTTTGGCATTGGTATGCGGGTCAGTTCGGGGTGTATTCGTTTGCGCCCTGATGACATTAGGGATTTATTCAGCACTGTTCCACTGAAGACTCGTGTCCAGGTCATTAATGAACCTATAAAATATTCCGTCGAGCCGGATGGGAAACGTTATGTAGAAGTGCATCAACCACTTTCTAAGACAGAAAGTGATGATCCACAAGCAATGCCAATTCCACGCTCTGAAGGCTTAATGAAATTCATTGATAATCGTGAAACAGATGAAGTGCTTGTTGATCAAGCGATTATCCGGCGTTCAGGTATGCCGGTGCGGGTAAACAAAAGTCAGATCCCGAACAATAAAGTTCATTAG
- a CDS encoding major outer membrane lipoprotein, whose translation MNRTKVLLGAVILASTLLAGCSSATKVEQLASQVQTLGSKVDQLSNDLSSVRSDVQSAKDEAARANQRLNNQVRSYKK comes from the coding sequence ATGAATCGTACTAAAGTTTTACTTGGTGCAGTAATTCTGGCTTCGACTCTGTTAGCAGGTTGTTCGAGTGCAACTAAAGTTGAACAACTCGCATCTCAGGTTCAGACTCTGGGTTCTAAAGTTGACCAGCTGAGCAATGACCTCAGTTCTGTTCGTTCTGATGTACAATCAGCCAAAGACGAAGCTGCTCGTGCAAATCAACGTCTTAATAACCAAGTTCGTTCTTACAAGAAATAA
- the pykF gene encoding pyruvate kinase PykF codes for MKKTKIVCTIGPKTESEERLTELLNAGMNVMRLNFSHGDYEEHGQRIKNIRAVTAKTGKKAAILLDTKGPEIRTMKLEEGNDVSLTAGQIFTFTTDKSVIGNQDRVAVTYAGLPADLAPGKTVLVDDGLIAMTVKEITATEVICEVLNNGDLGENKGVNLPNVSINLPALAEKDKQDLVFGCEQGVDFIAASFIRKRSDVLEIREHLKAHGGEHIQIISKIENQEGLNNFDEILEASDGIMVARGDLGVEIPVEEVIFSQKMMIEKCNSARKVVITATQMLDSMIKNPRPTRAEAGDVANAILDGTDAVMLSGESAKGKYPVEAVSIMATICERTDRVMNSRIENTKTQKLRVTEAVSLGAVEIAEKLEAPLIVVATYGGKSARSIRKYFPNAPILALTTNEITARQLLLVKGVTTQIVKEIASTDDFYRIGKEAALASGMANQGDIIVMVSGALVPSGTTNTSSVHVL; via the coding sequence ATGAAAAAAACCAAAATTGTTTGTACTATCGGGCCGAAAACAGAATCCGAAGAGAGATTGACCGAACTGCTCAATGCAGGCATGAACGTAATGCGTCTGAATTTTTCTCACGGTGATTACGAAGAACATGGTCAACGCATTAAAAATATTCGTGCGGTCACCGCGAAAACAGGTAAAAAAGCAGCAATACTACTGGACACTAAAGGCCCTGAAATCCGTACGATGAAACTGGAAGAGGGTAATGATGTTTCCCTCACTGCTGGCCAGATTTTCACTTTTACGACAGATAAATCCGTCATTGGTAATCAAGATCGTGTAGCCGTAACGTATGCCGGTCTGCCTGCGGATCTGGCACCAGGTAAAACGGTATTGGTTGATGATGGTTTGATCGCCATGACAGTTAAAGAAATCACGGCTACTGAAGTCATCTGTGAAGTATTGAACAATGGTGATTTGGGTGAGAACAAGGGTGTTAATCTGCCAAATGTTTCCATCAATCTGCCTGCTTTAGCAGAAAAAGACAAACAAGATCTCGTATTCGGTTGTGAACAAGGTGTTGATTTTATCGCTGCATCCTTCATCCGTAAGCGTTCCGATGTACTGGAAATCCGTGAGCATCTGAAAGCCCACGGTGGTGAGCATATTCAGATCATCTCTAAAATCGAAAACCAAGAAGGTCTGAATAATTTCGATGAAATTCTCGAAGCTTCCGATGGAATCATGGTGGCTCGTGGTGATTTAGGCGTTGAAATTCCTGTCGAGGAAGTGATCTTCTCACAGAAAATGATGATCGAAAAATGTAATTCAGCACGTAAAGTTGTTATCACTGCAACTCAAATGCTGGATTCCATGATCAAAAACCCCCGCCCGACCCGTGCTGAAGCCGGCGACGTTGCCAATGCTATTTTAGATGGTACCGATGCTGTGATGCTTTCCGGTGAAAGTGCTAAAGGGAAATATCCTGTCGAAGCGGTTTCTATCATGGCAACGATTTGTGAACGCACAGATCGCGTCATGAATAGCCGAATTGAAAACACTAAGACCCAGAAATTGCGCGTTACCGAAGCTGTCAGCCTTGGTGCGGTTGAAATTGCAGAAAAGCTGGAAGCGCCCCTGATCGTTGTAGCAACTTATGGCGGTAAATCTGCCAGATCTATCCGCAAGTACTTTCCTAACGCCCCAATTCTTGCTTTAACGACCAATGAAATTACTGCTCGCCAATTGTTGTTGGTAAAAGGTGTTACTACACAGATCGTAAAAGAAATCGCTTCTACCGATGATTTTTACCGCATTGGTAAAGAAGCTGCTCTTGCAAGTGGTATGGCGAATCAAGGTGATATCATCGTTATGGTATCCGGAGCGCTGGTACCAAGTGGAACAACAAACACTTCCTCTGTTCACGTGCTTTAA